A region of the Arachis hypogaea cultivar Tifrunner chromosome 15, arahy.Tifrunner.gnm2.J5K5, whole genome shotgun sequence genome:
GTATGTAGACCGAAGTCACAATAATGTAAATGGTATATGGACCACGGTTCGTCTCTAATAGATGCCCTAGTTCCAGTCAACTGAATCCTTCGATTTTGTCGGAAGCATTCTTGCTCCTAATCCTAGAGAAACATTGTATGAAAAAAAAGATAggatttaaattttctaaattttgaattttattttagaaggtaaagtataatttattattatttatttcataggtggaagcaagaaaaaacatgagagaaaaaacatttaatagtgagatcttattttatcttctaaaataaaaatctaaaatttaaaatatgcaaATTCAAGAGAATATATGCTTGTACATTGCATAAAATGATACCAAACTTGTTCCATGTTCAAGTTTCAAAATACAAGGACGgacttggtttttattttttatcttgtaaGTTCATTACTTGCTTCAATTTTTTCAATATATCTGAAAATAGAGAACCGATAAAGATAAGGCTAAATATTATTGTTGTAATTTAGATCGAAAACaacatatttgataaaaaaattcaaatgttTTAATGTGTTGATAAAAGATTCTTGATAAATAAAAGTCAAAGTAAAACTTGAGCATGGCCAACACAAGCCGCGAAGTTAATTACTAAAGATATAACTATACTGTGTAGACTGTAGCAGAATGTAGTGCACCCAGCAATTAAAACTAAAGCAATATGAAAAAATTATCATGACGAATAGACTCATCGGAAAGAGAAAAAATAACGCTGATGTATAAATTGAGGTTATTAATTGTTCAGCTAATTAAGAAGGCTTGCACTGAGTGCTACATCCATGAGGGTTTCGTAAGAAAATGGCAGGATAACTGAAACTCTAATAATCATGAAAACCAATAAACTTAGTCATGCATTTCATAGATATTTAATCAACATCTATAATCTCGTTTCTCCTTgttctgaaataaaagaaaaatatacgaGTACACATACAATTCAGTGCACTCAAACCAAGTCATTCAGAGGTCGTATAAGTGACCAATATTTGTCAGTGTGTTATTTTTACCTtgtatttgaattaatattaggAAAACACTACTTTTTCCACTAAAAATATTGACTCCTTAGCATTAATAGCCACTAGTCttcttaagatttaaaaaaatataaaataaaataaaattctagaCGTCAAACACCTTCACCTAACAGCCAGATCAGTTTAAGTGATCTAGAGATATCTAATGGAATACCAGTAACTAGTTTGCAACATGATGATCTGGTATTCTggtccataataataataataataaataataatataagctAGGGATCATGCCCATGCTTCGTGCAAAGTTTCCTATCTTACTCTAACCTAGTAGTTACTTGCCCACTATTCTTTGATGAGCGTCTAAGTATTGAGCCACAAACTCCATTAATTATTAAGGGAGTAAACATCTGACCATGAAACTATCAAGAATCAAACACTTGTATAAGATATATTATGAAAGCAGGTCCGTACATCACATATATAGCCGACTCATGGAGGGGTGTGGATTGTGGACCACCAATAAATTATGGAAAACCACTAATCAATATAATTAATACAACCATAGTTACAGGAGATGGGATTGCCTCTAATAACACCATGCATCGTTCATATGATGATTATGCTCTCATTATAACAAATATGACACATCACGCATGTTAATAAAGGGGCCCAACAACATAATCAAAGTCAGGATACACTAACTGCACAATATTATCTCAGTCTAGATAAATAGCCTATAGTGGGGGCTGCAAAGTGCAAAACCCGTGTGAATCTACACTAATACATCTCCTACCATTAGGGACAAGAACACATGACTTGTGTTCCCATTTTCATAAGGAAAGAGTTTAACAAGTGCTTTTGCATCTCTTAACAAAACAAACACATTACAAGAAGAAAATAGTACTCGATAGCTTTGCAGAAAACGACAAAAGACTAACTGAAAGACACATTCTTATATTTGTATGTAGGGAACTTAACATACCCTCATAGATATTGGGTGTTCCTCATGGAAGCTCCAAGATTCGCTGTGGCATCTGAAACTTTCTCCTTGGCAGCTTCGTAACGATCCTTGGCCTCCCTGGACATGGTATCCTTTGCTGACTGGTATGCCTGACCAACTTCTTGCTTAGCTTGGTCAAAAGTTTCTGCCATTTTTTGTCTTCCATATTCCATTGCCCCACCCATCTTGTCTCTAGCATCATAGGCCCTATCTCCAACCATGTTCATTTGCTCCTTGGCTCCATCATAGGCATCACCTGCGTTATCTCTTCCATACTCCATTGCTCCTTTTACTTTATTCTTTACATCATAGGTTCTCTGTGAAGCCATCTTCATTCTCTCTCTGGTTCCATCATAAGCATTGTTTGCTTTGTCCTTGGCATATTCCACTGCCCCACCCATTGAGTCCTTGGCATCATACAATTTTTCTGACATCACATCCGAAGCCATGTTCATTTTCTGCTTACCCTCCTCATAAGCATTGGCTGCTCTATCTCTTCCGTAACTCATGGACTCGGCCATGTTATCTTTAGCATTTTGTGCCATGGTTGAAGCCTTATCCGACGCGGAGTACATCGTCTGCTTAGCATTCTCATAGGTATCTGCCATTCTTTCTCTAGCATTACCCATGGCTTCTTGCATCATGATTTGTGCATCAGTTTCTCTATCTGTTGGCATTCTGATGATCTCGCCATCTCCGTCATAAGCCTGGCCAGCGTTTTCCCTTCCATACCCCATGGCTCCTGAAACTGCTTCCCTAGCATCTGCTACCCTTTGAGATGCATACTCTGAAGCTCCTAAATAAACAAGACAAACACAAAGGCCATTCCAGGATTAAGTGTGAGAGACTTAACCATATATACTATATACTATGTAGCACAATATGATGATTGCATGAAAGTTGAATTCACAATAGAATCATAAAAAGAAAGTGCAAAGATCGAGCAAATACCGGATGCTGCAGATTTGAATGACTCTGTAGCCCTGGAGGCAGCATCTTCAGCTTTATACTTCATGTCATTAGCCACTTGTCCAAGATCATTTTCTGACCAATTTCTGATACAATAATTGAAGACTAGTGAAAATAATGAAATGATAAAATGTAAAGTTTGGCTTGATCTAAGCACTATGCAGCATAAACCCGCCCAAGTCAGTCGTCTCAATTTGAATTACACTATTGAGGATTGGCCATCTACTTCAAATGAAGGAATGAGGccaaatgaaaaagcaaaaagttTCACTttgtgatttaaataaaaagaatcatGTTAGAATGTTACTCAATGCGAATTTGTCAAACATGCTGGAAATGAATAACTAACTAACTTCCTACACCATACAAATCATTTGAGGTGACCTGAATCCAAAGTCCAAACACGCTGATGGTGATTTGGAGAGAATAATGCTTACGATTGTGATAACAATCACCAGCTTTCACAGTCACACTCCTTCCTTGTTCTTCTCTCACAATAAGTACCAGTAAAATGGCTTGTCACACACATTGGTGCTTTTTTTTTCTCATGAGCACTCATACATTCTCCGTAAGCTATTCCACTCCTATTTATGATCTATGATTGCAAtgaagtataaaaatatatttgagcCACACCCGAGTTTATTAGTAGTGTTATTTTTATCGATTATTTCAAAACATCATTTAGGCACACGGAAAATTACATATTAAAACTAAGAACTAAAAATACGAGCTGCATAATAATTATATATGCATTGGTATGCACATGCATGGAATATGTAAGATCAAATGAAAGAAATTAAAACACAGAAGTTGTACTagctattaattaattaactaaaatgaGATGGATGATTAGGATGAATTGAAAGAAGGGGGAGAAGGATTACTCAGAGAACTTGTGTTGAGCCCAATCAGCGAGAGAACCGGTCTTTTCCTTGGCATCGTAGAATGCATCTTGAGCAAAACGCTTGGCATCCTCTGCTGTGGCTCTAGCGTCTTCAACAACAACATCACTCCAACCCCTGCACATTCCTACACACATGACCACACATGCAACCACCACATACAATACCTTTATGCTTCTCATTTTCTTCTCCTATTCTTTTCCTCTTTGACTCGATGAATGTAGATTTTTTTTCCTTAGAGGTCTTTAAGATGTTCGAAATGGTAGAGGCGGTTCGCGGAATGCAGGAACTCAAGGGACATGTGGCCGAAGATAGAGGGTGAACGGCGCCAGCTTTTGCCACGTGTTGGGAGCCCGCATGGTCCGCAAGGCGGCCAATCTCATTCGTTTCTAACTTTCTATTCTTTTTAACGGGTTGCCTCCTCCTACGACACCGCTTTTCTCTAACTTAATAACTACgctcaaatatattttttttaatatatatatatatatattatacagtaAAAATTTACGTATAGTTATACTTTTTATGATTTgacaaatatgaaaaaaaattagttttattcgaaatctatatttacttatttatgtaTGTAATGTTTgatttatataaatacaaaaaaatattttaaaattttatatttacttgtctatacataaataaaaatgtttgttttctaaaaaatttgtatttactTATGTACAAAATGTGGTATGCATGTCCTGTGTCATGGCCTTTGATACAATCTAACGCTATCGTACCGACACTCAAATTTACTCAACCTCTTGATCTAAAatcaagtcagcctaacccttaGTATTTagtaagaaatctaaaaatataagAGAACACAAGAAAAAAGAAGTTTTGGTGGAAAGAATACTTTATTACTCAAGTATTTGTTACAAATAATTCACACGTTCAAATTCTAACTCTCACCTcctatagccatccacctccttaaTGGATGGTTAacattaaatctaatcaacggtccaaATTAATCATACAGAACCTtcattacaaatatctatcctaccacaactttttaaatacttttagATTATTCCATACTACTCTTCATACTTCTATATATATCAaaactcttctagaatactcatGAGACTACGACTTTCTAGAGACTTCTAGAACTTTCTAAGGTATTCcgggaccttctaggacattctaaaacgttccggaaccatctagggaattctcaaacactccagatAACTATACAAACACCGTTAAATTTAATCTTCTAAAATTTTCTGTGACATTCTCCTCTACCTAATGACAGACGTGTAAACCCCgagtaattagtgaataattagctaataaactaattattaatctaagaaattagaaaatgaaattttatagtttaatggagtagagaaaattaaaataagaattttaacactaattttaaaaaatttggcccaaaaataGGCCGAACGAACCAAACCGAACGaaccgggcccaaggcccaacccacaaGTTACACCCACTTAAATAAAACCCTTTCTTCCTTCCCCATTCAGCAAGAATGCTGAAGCAAGTTCATGGAGGAAAGAACTTGAGAAAATAACCTAACCCTCTACTAGATTTCAACTTCATATAACTTTTGATTCAgagttccgattgacgagccgttag
Encoded here:
- the LOC112749236 gene encoding uncharacterized protein, which translates into the protein MRSIKVLYVVVACVVMCVGMCRGWSDVVVEDARATAEDAKRFAQDAFYDAKEKTGSLADWAQHKFSENWSENDLGQVANDMKYKAEDAASRATESFKSAASGASEYASQRVADAREAVSGAMGYGRENAGQAYDGDGEIIRMPTDRETDAQIMMQEAMGNARERMADTYENAKQTMYSASDKASTMAQNAKDNMAESMSYGRDRAANAYEEGKQKMNMASDVMSEKLYDAKDSMGGAVEYAKDKANNAYDGTRERMKMASQRTYDVKNKVKGAMEYGRDNAGDAYDGAKEQMNMVGDRAYDARDKMGGAMEYGRQKMAETFDQAKQEVGQAYQSAKDTMSREAKDRYEAAKEKVSDATANLGASMRNTQYL